A single window of Solenopsis invicta isolate M01_SB chromosome 3, UNIL_Sinv_3.0, whole genome shotgun sequence DNA harbors:
- the LOC105203302 gene encoding sarcolemmal membrane-associated protein, translating to MTELDKCARVLDDTFDVKRSGIHLAPRLDSAATVTVWPPSSPPPSPPQYISLLTVFFFSFSSLPPINGIGTIRFTFVEFALGLLSSSISAMVVASNGGWVQNASSPAGQNNSNLNQNNTQNNINNNNNNNNNHNSSNSSNNNNNNNNGSSSGNKMTAKGVLICRDNSHPFQERTLTLEQPVKIGRSVARARAAPNNAIFDCKVLSRNHALLWYSSGKFYLQDTCSSNGTFVNNQRLSASGLESTPKEVCSGDIVQFGVDVVENTKKVTHGCIVATLKLYLPDGKEAKASLSTSVSSPAGNVSLEDLYKLNQIMQEAQRREKALYSKLGYLQQLVENTRKAANQSWKALITEDRLLSWVMTVESQLTVYSKNYSEDKIRNELAKLQDEKAQYQNAAKEALQKVLQEKLEVTQRLVQLEGRLNETEEECQSLHNIAKYTQTELQELSAKYAEAQKKLQETTDKLAESEERVKDLLLAAEQEKRDLAKRLDDQSKIEKNLRERLHDTRLDSVNIYKQITALRNYAQTLQDMNLKIGDNFDSKGEEDPIEAINAILYKLNSIRINMEVDSEINFYITKTEQESMYNQLKSSDTDDSKELKSDSFTKDQIADSQLTADDSLTEYILPPLSRRTLVNGSLATLDNGDTNGDSDTNSEATDDTCSIMNDDASEKSVIENKKEEEEEGEEEEKKKVKVKEEEEEEEEEELLVDTMEHASKRTSVLNRLAVHYTNAKYQSSETYSEPIKQIAKDDRVTEIPTDEETARVEPEDALDRLDSCKRDQQPPPPDDNNIAPEYEERTEGDYVKTLKPVTKNDTMQQVFHSRDYILQTFIASLDSLRGEDSVEARQLVERELEELKNWLIREPNEIVVDRLKELYYRAKNEAQRMQEVNEELVIVKEKYNAFVEEKAELSKKYMSLKSQCGDLLSATYTVPIHYVAPFAIILVWMLLEKIF from the coding sequence ATGACCGAGCTTGACAAGTGCGCTCGTGTACTCGACGACACGTTTGACGTGAAGCGAAGCGGAATACATCTCGCTCCGCGTTTAGATTCAGCTGCCACGGTCACGGTGtggccgccgtcgtcgccgccgccgtcgccgccgcaaTATATCTcgttgctgacagttttctttttttctttttcttcgttACCTCCCATTAACGGAATTGGGACGATACGATTTACATTCGTCGAATTCGCACTCGGATTATTATCATCATCCATCTCGGCTATGGTTGTAGCTAGCAACGGTGGTTGGGTACAAAATGCCAGTTCGCCCGCTGGGCAGAACAATTCTAACCTGAACCAAAACAATACGCAGaacaacattaataataataataataataataataatcacaaCAGTAGCAACAGCAgtaacaacaacaataataacaacaacGGTAGCAGTAGTGGCAACAAAATGACGGCGAAAGGCGTCCTGATCTGCCGGGACAATTCCCATCCCTTCCAGGAGCGTACCCTGACGTTGGAACAACCGGTAAAGATCGGTCGTTCGGTCGCCAGGGCGAGAGCCGCGCCGAACAACGCGATCTTCGATTGCAAGGTATTGTCTAGGAATCACGCGCTCCTATGGTACTCGTCCGGTAAATTTTACCTGCAGGACACGTGTAGCAGTAACGGCACGTTCGTCAACAATCAAAGACTGAGCGCTTCCGGGCTCGAGTCGACGCCCAAGGAAGTGTGCTCCGGGGATATAGTGCAATTTGGCGTGGACGTAGTGGAGAACACGAAGAAGGTCACCCACGGCTGTATAGTGGCGACCCTGAAGCTTTATCTGCCAGACGGGAAGGAGGCCAAGGCCAGTCTCAGCACCTCCGTCAGTTCACCCGCCGGAAACGTCTCCCTCGAGGATCTTTACAAGCTCAATCAGATAATGCAAGAGGCCCAGAGACGAGAGAAAGCTCTGTACTCGAAATTGGGCTATTTACAGCAATTGGTGGAGAACACTCGGAAAGCCGCCAACCAATCGTGGAAGGCCTTGATCACGGAGGATCGTCTGCTGTCGTGGGTCATGACCGTCGAGAGTCAGTTGACGGTCTACTCGAAAAATTATTCCGAGGACAAGATCAGAAACGAGCTCGCGAAGCTTCAGGACGAGAAGGCGCAGTATCAGAACGCCGCCAAGGAGGCGTTGCAGAAGGTCTTGCAGGAGAAACTGGAGGTCACGCAGAGACTGGTGCAATTGGAGGGACGCCTGAACGAAACGGAGGAGGAATGCCAGAGTTTGCACAACATAGCCAAGTACACGCAAACGGAGCTTCAGGAACTCAGCGCGAAATACGCGGAAGCGCAAAAGAAGCTCCAGGAGACGACCGACAAGCTCGCGGAGAGCGAGGAGAGGGTCAAGGACCTGCTGCTCGCAGCGGAACAAGAGAAACGCGATCTCGCCAAACGGCTCGACGATCAGTCGaaaatcgagaagaatttgCGAGAGAGGTTGCACGATACCCGATTGGATTCCGTCAATATTTATAAGCAGATCACCGCCTTGAGAAATTATGCCCAGACTCTGCAAGATATGAATTTGAAAATTGGCGACAACTTTGATTCCAAGGGCGAGGAGGATCCCATAGAGGCTATTAACGCTATTCTTTACAAATTGAATTCTATTCGCATCAATATGGAGGTCGATAgcgagattaatttttatattaccaaGACCGAGCAGGAATCAATGTACAATCAATTAAAATCCTCGGATACGGATGATTCGAAGGAGCTGAAATCCGATTCCTTTACCAAAGATCAAATTGCCGATTCGCAATTGACAGCCGACGATAGTCTCACGGAATATATTCTACCTCCACTGTCCAGGCGAACTTTGGTCAATGGAAGCTTGGCCACCTTGGACAACGGCGATACCAACGGAGACTCCGACACCAACTCCGAAGCGACTGACGACACGTGCAGTATTATGAATGACGACGCGAGCGAGAAGAGTGTTATAGAGAAtaagaaggaagaggaggaggagggggaagaggaggagaagaagaaggtgAAGGtgaaggaggaagaagaggaagaagaggaagaagaactGCTGGTGGATACGATGGAACATGCGTCCAAGCGGACATCCGTGCTCAACAGGCTAGCGGTACATTATACAAATGCCAAATATCAATCATCGGAGACATATTCCGAGCCGATAAAACAAATTGCCAAAGATGATAGAGTCACGGAGATTCCGACGGACGAAGAGACGGCCCGCGTGGAGCCCGAGGATGCGTTAGACCGGCTAGACAGTTGCAAGAGAGATCAGCAGCCGCCTCCTCCGGACGATAATAATATTGCGCCGGAATACGAAGAACGCACGGAAGGAGATTACGTTAAAACTTTAAAACCCGTGACAAAGAACGATACGATGCAACAAGTTTTCCACTCTCGAGATTACATCTTGCAGACGTTTATCGCTTCTCTGGATTCGTTGAGAGGCGAGGATAGCGTGGAAGCGCGGCAGTTGGTGGAAAGGGAGCTGGAGGAATTGAAGAACTGGTTGATTCGCGAGCCAAACGAGATCGTCGTCGATAGGCTGAAGGAGCTGTACTATCGCGCGAAGAACGAGGCGCAGCGAATGCAGGAGGTCAACGAGGAGCTGGTTATAGTGAAAGAAAAGTACAACGCGTTCGTCGAGGAGAAAGCGGAACTGTCGAAGAAATACATGTCCCTCAAG